Genomic segment of Vicinamibacteria bacterium:
CGGCTGGCGATCGTCGACATCTCTTCCCGAGCCTGAGCCAGGCCAACCCCGCCGCGCAAACGACCCACGACGCTGAGCGCCCGCGCCCGGCGCGAACGCCCGTGGGCGTCGTTCGGGTCGAAGGCGAGCGGCGTCCAGAGCTGGATCTCGTTGCCCGGAGGGAAAACGAAGTCGTCTCCCATCACTCCCACGACGGTATGGCGCACGGAGTCGAGCTCGATGGTGCGTCCCACGACGTCGCTCTTTCCACCGAAGTCGCGGCGCCACATCCCCGCGCTGAGGAGCACGACCTTGTCGTGGCCGGGAACCGCTTCGTCGGGAGTGAAGGTCCGGCCGATTTGCGCCTCGACGCCGAGCACCGCGAACAGCTCCGGCGTCGCGCGGAGCGACGGAAGGTCGCGCGGCTCCTCGGCCTTGAATCCGTATCGAACGTGCCTGAAGGCGGCGATCGCCTCGAAAGAAGTCGCCCCCTCGCGCCAGTCCTGGAAGTTAGGCGGCGACACGAAATCCGTTCCCCCCTCGGGCTTGCGCTCCCAAAGGACCACGATCTCCTCGGGCTCAGCGTAAGGAAGCGGATTCAAGACCACCGCTTTGACCAGGCTGAAGATGGCAGTGTTGGCACCGATCCCCAGAACCAGCGTGGCGAGAGCGACGAGGGTCAAGACCGGCTGGCGCACGAGCGCGCGGTAGGCAAATCGGAGCTCCTTCAGTACGCTTCTCATAAAACGTCAGCCAAGAATACCATCAGCGAGACCGCGAGGCATTTGCATCGGGACCTGGCCTAAGAGCTCACGGAGCCTGTAGAATGCGTCTTCTTCGAACGGAGAAGTTCATGCGCACGACGGACGCGATCCTGACCCTGGGTCTCGCTTTTTTCACCGGCGGAACCGCTTCGGCACAGCGCGGCACCGAGCCAGGCGAGTGGCATTACTACGGCGGCGATCTCGGAAGCACGCGCTATGCTCCGCTCGATCAGATCAACCGCGACAACGTCGGCGCGCTCGAGATCGCCTGGCAATTCGAGACGCGAAACCTGGGTCCTCGACCCGACACCAACTGGCGGGCGACTCCCATCATGGTCGACGGAGTGCTCTACACGACGGCGGGATCACGACGCAGCGCCATTGCCATCGACGCCGGCACTGGCGAGCTGCTCTGGTTCTACCGGTTCGACGAGGGCGAGCGGGGGCTGACCGCGCCGAGGCAAACTTCGGGACGGGGAGTCTCCTACTGGACGGACGGAGAGGAGAAGCGCGTCTTCTTCATAACGCCCGCGTACTATCTGGTGGCTCTCGACGCCGGGACGGGCCGTCCCTTCCCCGATTTCGGCCGTGACGGCATCGTCGATCTCAAAGAAGGTCTCGATCGGCCCGTCGATCTCGTCAAGGACGCCATCGGCTCGAGCACACCTCCAATCGTGGTGGGCGACGTGGTCATCATGGGGGCGGCGCTTCCGTCAGGAGGGGCTCCCCCGACCAAGGAGATGCCTCCGGGGCACGTTCGCGGGTACGACGTCAGGACGGGGAAGAGACTCTGGATCTTTCACACGATTCCCGAGCCGGGTGAGGTCGGGCACGAAACCTGGGAGAACGATTCCTGGCGCACCACCGGAAACGTCGCCGTCTGGACGTCGTTGTCCGCCGATCCCGATCTCGGCTACGTCTATCTTCCGACCGAAGCTCCCACGGGCGACTACTACGGCGGCCACCGCCATGGGAGCAACCTGTTCTCCGATAGCCTCGTGTGTCTCGATGCGCGGACCGGCGCACGAGTGTGGCACTTCCAGACGGTGTATCACGACATCTGGGATTACGACTTGCCCGCGGCGCCGGTGCTCGCGGACATCCGCGTCGACGGCCGCGAGATTCCCGCAATCGCGCAAGTCACGAAACAGGGATTCACGTTCGTTCTCGATCGGCGGACGGGCGAGCCGGTCTGGCCGATCGAGGAGCGTCCCGTCCCCCAAACCGACGTGCCCGGCGAAAAAACCTGGCCCACGCAGCCCTTTCCCACCAAGCCCGCGCCTTTCGACCGGCAGGGCGTCAGTGAGGACGACCTCATCGACCTCACGCCAGAGCTCAAAGAGGAAGCTCTGAAGATCGCCTCGTTCTACCGCCTCGGTCCCCTGTTCACGCCGCCTTCGCTGGTCACCGAGACGAAGAAGGGCACTCTGACGCTTCCGGGATCCCAGGGCGGCGCGAACTGGCCCGGGGCGGCGCTCGATCCCGACACCGGCATCCTCTACGTCGCCTCCTCCACATATCCGACCGCTCTCGGCCTCATCGCCGATCCGGAGCATTCCAACATGGACTACGTCCGAGGCCCGAGACTCATGCTTCCCGAGGGCGGCGGCCCGAGAGGCCTCCCGCTCATCAAGCCCCCCTGGGGGCGGATTACGGCAATCGATTTGAACAGCGGAGAGCACGTCTGGATGATTCCCAACGGAGAGGCGCCCGATTACGTGCGAGAGCATCCCGCGCTCGAGGGAGTCGAGCTTCCCCGGACGGGACGCCCCGAGAGGGCCGGGCTTCTGGTTACGAAGACTTTGCTGTTCGCGGGTGAAGGCGGCGGACTCTTCGGCATGTACGGCGGCGGCGGCAACAAGCTCAGGGCCCACGACAAGGCGACGGGAGAAATCCTGGCCGAGATCGAGCTACCGGCCAACCAGACGGGAGTTCCCATGACCTACCTGCACGAAGGGGTGCAGTACATCGTCGTTGCCGTCGGTGCGTCCGATCACCCGGCAGAGCTGGTCGCCCTGCGCCTCCCCCGGGAGAAGGCCGAATGATGGACCCCGGCCAGCGAAGACTCCGTCTTAGTTCCCCACATCCCCTTTCTTACAGCGGCAGCTAGACCTGGATCTGGACGAGGTCGGGCTCCTCGACGCCTTTGCAGACGCGGCAGGTCTTCGACTCGAGAACGTCTTGCCACATGGCCTGCCGCATCCGGCGCCACTTGGGGCCGGTCCAGATCTCCTCGATCGACTGCTCATGGATGTTGCCCATTGCGAGGGTGCCCTCGTAATCGGTGCAGCAGACGGTGACCGTACCATCCCAGAGAATGACGAACTGCTCGTTGGGCGCGGGACAGTAGCCATCCACTTTGGACGAGGTCGTTCGGCCTTGAATCACGTTGCCCCAGGTGTGGAGCTCTTTCCACAAGATATCGACTCCCGGAAGGATCTCGTAGCGGCCGGTATCGGCATCGTGCTCCAGAAAACGAAATCCCCCGTCGACGTAGTTCAGGTCGTGCTTCTTGGGAGCGAGCCCGTACTTTCGCTCGAGCGACCGGGCGAAGGCGATCCATTCGAGCATGACGCGGTCGGCCTTGGCGTTCGAGCCCACGATCTGGATGCGGGACGAGCCGAGGGTGTTCATCACGTCGATCTCGATTCGGGTCGGCGCGGCCTTCGCGATCTTGCGCTCGACCGCCATCCTGACCTTCTCCAGGTAGATGTCGAAGGTGAGCTTCTTGCTCTTCGCCTTCCGGGTGAGAAACGACTCGGCGTCGGGAGTCTGATAGCTGAGAATGAGGTTCGTGAGCCCCGCGTCGTAGAGGCCATCGACCAGCTCGGGAGTCAGCAAGCTGCAGTTGGTGTTGAGCTCGATCGCGATTCCCTTCTCCCGTTCGGCGTAGCGAACGATGTCCACGAGACGGGGATGAATGGTGGGCTCTCCCATCTGGTGCAGCTTTACCGGATAGAGCGGTCCGAGGCGATGCCTTTCGCGAGCCACCTGATCGAAGACCTTGACCGCGTCCTCGAAAGGCATCATGCCCCGGTGGCGCTCCATGATCTCGTCGGGACAGAAGGTGCAATGGAAGTTGCACAGGTTCGTGATCTCGACGAACAACCACCAGATCGGGTAGACGCGCTCGGGAGACTTGCGGATGGACGGCAGAGGGGCGATCTCGGGAAAGCTCCCGAGGGCATCGACGGGAAGCTCTCGATGAACGGCGACCCGGGAAACGTAGAAATCCTGGCGAATCTCCATACGAAAACTCGCTCCCACGTTCTGGAACCGGTCGGGGTCGAAGTCCTCGATCAGGAAGAGCGCCCGCCGCCACACGGGCTCGGCCGAACGATTGCCGTCCCACCGCTGGATGGCTTCCTTGTAGAGCCCTCCGTAGGGTGCGCCCGGATCGGTCGAAGCGTATTGCAGGCGAAACGTTGCGAACTCTCGGCCGAAGTAATCGACTTCGATCACCGCCCCGTTGGTGAGCCCCCGGCGCAGCCCGTCGGCAAGCCGGAAATAGAGGTACTGCGACCAGCCTTCGGGCGTCACCGCCGCCCTTCCGCCCCTCTCGACGATGTCGTAACGACCGTCGCCCTCGTTGGCGAGCCGCAGGTTGGCGTCGGCGCTCTCGGTTTGGGGCAATAGCAGCTCGGTCGAAGCCGCCGCCGGCCGGCGCAACACCCGCTCGATGAGTGTCGTCATATCGACAGGAAGTATCTCACGATTTCGTCGATCCACGGTTCGACCGCGTGGTAGACGCGATTGCGCGCGTTGAATTTGAGAATGAATCTCTTGTCGTCGCGAATGACGTAGACGGTCCGCTCGAGATAGTCGGCGAGCTGGGTCTCCACGTGGTAGAGGGTCGAGATGGCGATGCCCTCGGCGAGGACCTCGTGTTTCAACAAGCGGTAGTTGTCGGCGAGAGCCTCGGTCCTCTCCGCGTAGAAGCTTTCGACCGTCTCCTCGGGTCCGACACGGTTCACCGTGACCTCGAGCGTCACGTGGACGGTGGTGCCATCCTCTTCGACCGCGATCGGAGGGCTGCGGAATCCCACGAAGAGCGATTCACCCGGATTGGCTACGGTTTGGGTTCTCTCCCAGCTTCGGGGATGAGGGATGGACAGGTCGCCTCCGGGCGCTTCGTAGACGTCGAAGAACTCGCCTCGCTCGATGGAAAGCTCGCGCCACAATCGGGCGAGGGCCTCGTCGTAGGCTTCCATGGTGGGCGATTCGCCCCGCACGAAGAGACCGTAGAGGGTTCCCTCGACATCGGTGAGCATCAGCCGTGAGCGCTCGTCACCGTCTTCGGAGACGAAGTGCCACGTCTTTCCCGGATACCCCTCGAGAGAGTACGGTTCCTCGCGCGCGGCGCTCGAGCCGCTTTGGTATCGCTCGGCGACCTGGCCCAGGTCTCCGTTCGGGGTCGGGCCCGCCATCACCTGGACCCGTATGCCGGCTCGCTCGGGGACGTCCACCGAGCGCCCGGTGAAGGTCTGCATGTGAAAACCCGCCTGCTCCACGGCTTGATCGGCCGACCATCCCTGGGGCAACGGAAACGAGACGCCGATCGCCTGGCTGTAGACGGTGATGAGGGCCGGGGTGGAACGAATCTCGCAGCCCACGAGGAGCCCGCCGAGCGCGACGACGATGGGATAGAGTTGCCGCGGCATCTCATTCGAGCTGATAGTTCGGCGCCTCCTTCGTGATGATCACGTCGTGCACGTGGCTCTCGCGGTGCCCTGCCGCGGTGATGCGCACGAACCGCGCCTTCGTCTGGAGCTCCGATATGCTTGCCGCACCGCAATAGCCCATTCCCGAGCGCACGCCGCCAACGAGCTGCTCGACGACACCCGAGAGACTGCCCTTGTAGGGCACGCGCCCCTCGATTCCCTCGGGCACGAGCTTCCCGGCTTCGACGTCCTGCTGGAAGTATCGATCCTTGGTGGCATCGCTCATGGCGCCGATCGATCCCATGCCGCGATAGCTCTTGAACGTCCTTCCTTGATAGAGGATCGTCTCCCCCGGACTCTCGGTCGTTCCCGCAAACAGGCTTCCAATCATGACCGATTGTGCGCCGGCGGCCAGGGCCTTGACGACGTCACCGCTGAACTTGATTCCCCCGTCGGCGATGAGGGGAACGCCGCGCTTCGCCGCCACTTCGGCGCAATCGAGGATCGCGGTGATCTGGGGAATCCCCGCACCGGAGACGATTCGCGTGGTACAAATCGAGCCCGGCCCCATCCCCACCTTGACGGCATCGACTCCGGCGCGAACGAGATCTTCCGTGGCCTCGGCGGTGCCGACGTTACCGGCGACGATGTCCTGACCCGAAACGATCCCGCGCAGCTTCTCGACGGTCTCGAGCACCCCGCGGCTATGGCCATGAGCCGTATCCACCACGATCACATCGACTTTCTTGTCGACGAGCTGCCGGGCACGCTCGAGGGCCGCTTCGCCGACCCCAATGGCCGCGCCGCAACGGAGCCGGCCCAAGTCGTCCTTGGACGAGCTCGGGTACTTCATCGCCTTCTGGATGTCCTTGACGGTGATGAGGCCCTTGAGGTTGTACTGATCATCCACGACGAGGAGCTTTTCGACACGATGTCGATGCAGGAGCTCCCTCGCCTCGTCGAGGGTCGTTCCCACGGGGACGGTGATGAGGTTGTCCTTGGTCATGACCTCGGAAATCGGCAGCGACAACCGAGTCTCGAAGCGGAGATCGCGATTCGTCAGAATTCCGACGAGTCGCCCCTGCACGGTGACGGGAACGCCGGATATCCGGAACTTCTCCATCAGTGCCAGCGCGTCGGCGATGGGACGCTCGGGCGAAATGGTGATCGGATCGACGATCATGCCGCTCTCGGAGCGCTTGACCTTGTCGACTTCCTCGGCCTGGAGCTCCGGGGCCATGTTCCGATGGATGATGCCGAGCCCGCCGAGCTGCGCGATGGCGATGGCCAGAGGAGCTTCCGTCACCGTGTCCATGCTCGCGCTGACGATCGGGATCCGGAGATGGATATTGCGACTGAAAGCCGTAGCGGTGTCGACCTCCGACGGAAGTACGTCCGACTTTCCCGGGACGAGGAGGACGTCTTCGAAGGTGAGGGCTTCGCGGAATGGCTCGCTCACGCCCCGGCCCCGCAGCATTTCTTGTACTTCTTGCCGCTTCCGCATGGACACGGGCTGTTTCGACCGACCTTCTGCTCGGTTCGGCGCACCGTCTTCACCGCGGCGTCGACGCCGCCCTGAGACTCCCGCCTCGGTCCTCGCAGCACCGGTCCCGAAGACGCAAACGGGCTCGGGGAAGCGCTCGGATCGTTGAAGGACAAGCGACTCGGCCTCGCCATGGGCCGTGACGCGAACATCGGTTCCCTCACTGGCTGCAGTAGGAACAACAGCCGAACGATCTCCTCTTCGATACGGTCCCACATGGCTTCGAACATATCGAAGCTCTCTTTCTTGTACTCGATCAAGGGATCGCGCTGCCCGTATCCGCGAAGTCCGATGCCTTCCTTGAGGTGGTCCATCGCGTACAGGTGGTCCTTCCACTGAGAGTCCACGACCTGGAGCATGATGATTCGCTCGTGGGTGCGCATGAGGTCGGACCCGATCGCCTGCTCTTTCTTCTCGTAGGTCTCGAGGAGTCTCTTCTTGATCTCGTCCTGGATCTCGTTCCGGTTGAGCCCCTCCCAGTCGATCTCCTTCAGCCCCGTCTCGGTGAGGCCGTATTGATGGGTCAGAGACTGGCGGAAGCCGTCGAGGTCCCACTCCTCGGGGTCGCTCTCGGGAGGAAGATGACGGTCGACGAGAAAGCCGAGGATGTTCTCCGCCAGCTCGACGACGTATTCGCGCTGGTCCTTTCCCTCCAGAATGTCGCGGCGCAGTCGATAGATCGCGACGCGCTGCTTGTTCATCACGTCGTCGTACTCGAGGAGGTGTTTCCTCATCGAGAAGTTCTGCGACTCGACCTGCTTCTGCGCGCGCTCGATGGCCCGCGTGACCATCTTGGCCTCGACGGGCACGCCTTCTTCCATCCCCATCCGCTGCATCAGACCGCTGATGCGATCGCTTCCGAAGATGCGCATCAAGTCGTCCTCGAGAGAGAGATAGAAACGCGAGCTTCCCGGATCTCCCTGACGACCGGCGCGACCTCGGAGCTGATTATCGA
This window contains:
- a CDS encoding ABC transporter permease, yielding MRSVLKELRFAYRALVRQPVLTLVALATLVLGIGANTAIFSLVKAVVLNPLPYAEPEEIVVLWERKPEGGTDFVSPPNFQDWREGATSFEAIAAFRHVRYGFKAEEPRDLPSLRATPELFAVLGVEAQIGRTFTPDEAVPGHDKVVLLSAGMWRRDFGGKSDVVGRTIELDSVRHTVVGVMGDDFVFPPGNEIQLWTPLAFDPNDAHGRSRRARALSVVGRLRGGVGLAQAREEMSTIASR
- a CDS encoding pyrroloquinoline quinone-dependent dehydrogenase is translated as MRTTDAILTLGLAFFTGGTASAQRGTEPGEWHYYGGDLGSTRYAPLDQINRDNVGALEIAWQFETRNLGPRPDTNWRATPIMVDGVLYTTAGSRRSAIAIDAGTGELLWFYRFDEGERGLTAPRQTSGRGVSYWTDGEEKRVFFITPAYYLVALDAGTGRPFPDFGRDGIVDLKEGLDRPVDLVKDAIGSSTPPIVVGDVVIMGAALPSGGAPPTKEMPPGHVRGYDVRTGKRLWIFHTIPEPGEVGHETWENDSWRTTGNVAVWTSLSADPDLGYVYLPTEAPTGDYYGGHRHGSNLFSDSLVCLDARTGARVWHFQTVYHDIWDYDLPAAPVLADIRVDGREIPAIAQVTKQGFTFVLDRRTGEPVWPIEERPVPQTDVPGEKTWPTQPFPTKPAPFDRQGVSEDDLIDLTPELKEEALKIASFYRLGPLFTPPSLVTETKKGTLTLPGSQGGANWPGAALDPDTGILYVASSTYPTALGLIADPEHSNMDYVRGPRLMLPEGGGPRGLPLIKPPWGRITAIDLNSGEHVWMIPNGEAPDYVREHPALEGVELPRTGRPERAGLLVTKTLLFAGEGGGLFGMYGGGGNKLRAHDKATGEILAEIELPANQTGVPMTYLHEGVQYIVVAVGASDHPAELVALRLPREKAE
- a CDS encoding radical SAM protein yields the protein MTTLIERVLRRPAAASTELLLPQTESADANLRLANEGDGRYDIVERGGRAAVTPEGWSQYLYFRLADGLRRGLTNGAVIEVDYFGREFATFRLQYASTDPGAPYGGLYKEAIQRWDGNRSAEPVWRRALFLIEDFDPDRFQNVGASFRMEIRQDFYVSRVAVHRELPVDALGSFPEIAPLPSIRKSPERVYPIWWLFVEITNLCNFHCTFCPDEIMERHRGMMPFEDAVKVFDQVARERHRLGPLYPVKLHQMGEPTIHPRLVDIVRYAEREKGIAIELNTNCSLLTPELVDGLYDAGLTNLILSYQTPDAESFLTRKAKSKKLTFDIYLEKVRMAVERKIAKAAPTRIEIDVMNTLGSSRIQIVGSNAKADRVMLEWIAFARSLERKYGLAPKKHDLNYVDGGFRFLEHDADTGRYEILPGVDILWKELHTWGNVIQGRTTSSKVDGYCPAPNEQFVILWDGTVTVCCTDYEGTLAMGNIHEQSIEEIWTGPKWRRMRQAMWQDVLESKTCRVCKGVEEPDLVQIQV
- the guaB gene encoding IMP dehydrogenase, whose amino-acid sequence is MLRGRGVSEPFREALTFEDVLLVPGKSDVLPSEVDTATAFSRNIHLRIPIVSASMDTVTEAPLAIAIAQLGGLGIIHRNMAPELQAEEVDKVKRSESGMIVDPITISPERPIADALALMEKFRISGVPVTVQGRLVGILTNRDLRFETRLSLPISEVMTKDNLITVPVGTTLDEARELLHRHRVEKLLVVDDQYNLKGLITVKDIQKAMKYPSSSKDDLGRLRCGAAIGVGEAALERARQLVDKKVDVIVVDTAHGHSRGVLETVEKLRGIVSGQDIVAGNVGTAEATEDLVRAGVDAVKVGMGPGSICTTRIVSGAGIPQITAILDCAEVAAKRGVPLIADGGIKFSGDVVKALAAGAQSVMIGSLFAGTTESPGETILYQGRTFKSYRGMGSIGAMSDATKDRYFQQDVEAGKLVPEGIEGRVPYKGSLSGVVEQLVGGVRSGMGYCGAASISELQTKARFVRITAAGHRESHVHDVIITKEAPNYQLE